The following proteins are co-located in the Vibrio azureus genome:
- a CDS encoding tyrosine-protein kinase family protein, which translates to MSIPATHAEIEQIYLQNEIHGFRSICIVGCQSEEGVTSIASALAERWILAGHKTLYVDLNLFKPAFTALNSSIQEGEGQLIIRQNMHQTLMGLPAPVQTSTQLAYRDPTMLSKALSQWLEEFDRVIIDTSPLLRLNKKNIPAQVIAGVCDATILVASYGSTTTKQLEQAKSHLASCNANLTGAILNMKHTESLQVELLNSLEETRFFPKRLKQYLCHYIKNSDLFTI; encoded by the coding sequence ATGAGTATTCCAGCCACACATGCCGAAATAGAACAAATATATTTACAGAACGAAATCCATGGGTTTCGGTCAATATGCATAGTTGGTTGCCAATCTGAAGAAGGCGTCACTTCCATCGCATCTGCTCTCGCTGAGCGTTGGATACTAGCTGGCCACAAAACACTTTATGTGGATTTAAATTTATTTAAGCCTGCATTTACAGCTTTGAACAGCTCGATACAAGAAGGTGAAGGCCAGTTGATCATTCGCCAAAATATGCATCAAACGTTGATGGGGCTTCCTGCACCAGTTCAAACAAGTACACAGCTTGCTTACCGTGATCCGACCATGTTGAGCAAGGCGCTTTCCCAATGGCTAGAGGAGTTTGATAGAGTCATTATCGATACTTCCCCATTATTGCGACTTAATAAAAAAAATATTCCAGCACAAGTTATCGCTGGTGTTTGTGATGCAACAATTCTCGTTGCAAGCTATGGTTCAACAACGACAAAACAGCTCGAGCAAGCAAAGTCTCATTTAGCATCATGCAACGCAAACTTGACTGGTGCTATTCTTAATATGAAGCATACAGAGTCATTGCAAGTTGAACTGCTAAATTCTCTTGAAGAAACCCGATTCTTCCCGAAGAGACTGAAACAATATTTATGTCACTACATTAAGAACAGCGATCTGTTTACCATTTAG
- a CDS encoding glycosyltransferase, translating to MTDIVVFGEDFGGLPSSTQHIVKQLASNHRILWVNSIGLRQPKLCVKDTKRLFYKLTKFFATKKSKLTLPITHCSSQSNIHNNNLSHPFENINNSNANIKVIDLITIPAPHSALARTLATKMMQNQLVRALQSLNFVNPIYWTSLPTAADICLAMNARATIYYCGDDFGSLAGVDHEVVLKHEQKLVESADIIFSASDKLSLTFPEDKTITLHHGVDYDLFTKPAIRATDFPTTGRKVLGFYGSLSNWLDYELIEQVARKAKDWDLIFIGKNECRRNHLPKMNNVFYLGPRPHHSLPSYSQHWDASWLPFINNAQINACNPLKLLEYLCAGRPIISTPFPALAPYIDIINIAEDADAVCHSLNHPLPPPKTLKDELKASSWQSVAEKVDKLVRAL from the coding sequence ATGACAGACATCGTAGTATTTGGTGAAGACTTTGGTGGTCTGCCTTCTTCCACACAGCACATCGTCAAACAACTTGCATCTAATCACCGCATTCTTTGGGTGAACTCAATTGGCTTAAGACAGCCCAAATTATGTGTTAAGGATACAAAGCGTTTGTTTTACAAACTGACAAAGTTCTTCGCTACAAAAAAATCAAAGCTCACTTTACCAATAACTCATTGTTCTTCTCAAAGCAATATTCATAACAACAACCTATCCCACCCTTTTGAAAACATCAATAATTCCAATGCAAATATAAAGGTTATCGACTTAATCACCATTCCTGCACCACATTCAGCGTTGGCAAGAACACTTGCTACAAAAATGATGCAAAACCAATTAGTACGAGCCCTACAATCCTTAAATTTTGTCAATCCAATTTATTGGACGTCTTTACCAACTGCTGCCGATATCTGTCTCGCTATGAATGCTCGTGCAACTATTTATTATTGTGGTGATGACTTCGGATCTCTTGCCGGGGTTGACCATGAAGTCGTTCTAAAACATGAACAAAAACTAGTCGAATCCGCTGATATTATTTTTTCTGCTAGCGACAAACTCTCACTGACGTTTCCCGAAGATAAAACAATTACCCTGCATCATGGTGTGGATTATGATTTATTCACCAAGCCTGCGATTCGGGCAACAGACTTCCCAACAACTGGACGGAAAGTGTTGGGGTTTTATGGCAGTCTATCCAACTGGTTAGATTATGAGTTGATAGAACAGGTCGCAAGAAAAGCAAAAGATTGGGATTTGATCTTTATTGGAAAAAATGAGTGTCGTCGTAACCATTTACCAAAAATGAATAATGTATTTTATTTAGGACCACGACCTCATCACTCTTTACCCAGTTACTCTCAACATTGGGATGCAAGCTGGCTTCCATTTATCAATAATGCTCAAATTAATGCTTGTAATCCGCTGAAACTTCTTGAATACCTTTGTGCTGGAAGACCCATTATTAGCACCCCCTTTCCTGCTTTAGCTCCTTATATTGATATAATAAACATTGCAGAGGACGCAGATGCCGTTTGTCACAGCCTTAACCACCCACTTCCGCCACCTAAAACATTAAAAGATGAACTTAAAGCTTCTAGCTGGCAATCGGTAGCAGAAAAAGTAGATAAGTTAGTGAGGGCATTATGA
- a CDS encoding glycosyltransferase family 4 protein, giving the protein MKRVLMFDAIRMQGGSKIANAEILKQCDSKNVVSYIATTHPEHWKSIISENSRIHIIRLKHAPLISDHGLTYWMINFFYMIQLFFLVMKLPKLDWLLGLSCPSNDMPLYLLRLLTRKPIVQIIHGPVPCARSTGYCLIKASAIFYLASTKDSLVKALQAYLKVSSTAVERYWTMLETSTFTNGLSPEKWPKQANTISKRVFWAASLLKWKNLDLLIEAITLDTNSRIEATVCYLKPTVKALSEPDFSLKQIEWHESPSNLDQLRSQCGIFVSTSINEPFGLSILEALAAGMCVVVPCDDSYWDRVLTHGKNCIKYTPNDAVSLHNAIHLLNEAPWLKVTMGIEALSTAQLYTADRCYFPIIDYLQNNKNGADRTDINNADRIKGYDHV; this is encoded by the coding sequence ATGAAACGTGTATTAATGTTCGATGCAATCAGAATGCAAGGTGGCTCAAAGATTGCGAACGCAGAGATTTTGAAACAATGCGACAGTAAAAACGTCGTCAGCTATATCGCTACAACTCACCCCGAACACTGGAAGTCAATCATTAGTGAGAACTCTCGCATTCATATTATTCGTTTAAAGCATGCTCCTCTCATATCGGATCATGGCCTTACCTATTGGATGATTAATTTCTTCTATATGATTCAACTATTTTTTCTAGTGATGAAACTGCCGAAGTTGGATTGGTTACTTGGTTTATCTTGCCCTAGCAATGACATGCCGCTTTATTTATTACGTTTATTAACTCGAAAACCAATAGTTCAAATCATACATGGGCCCGTTCCGTGCGCTCGCTCGACAGGATATTGCCTAATTAAAGCATCCGCTATTTTTTACCTAGCTAGCACTAAAGATTCTTTGGTAAAAGCACTTCAGGCTTATTTAAAAGTATCTTCAACGGCCGTTGAGCGCTATTGGACTATGCTAGAAACCTCTACATTTACAAATGGTTTGTCACCAGAAAAGTGGCCTAAGCAAGCAAACACTATTTCTAAACGAGTTTTTTGGGCTGCAAGTCTTCTTAAATGGAAAAATTTAGACCTACTTATTGAAGCAATCACATTAGACACTAACTCAAGAATAGAAGCGACAGTATGTTATTTAAAGCCAACGGTAAAAGCTTTATCAGAGCCTGACTTCTCGCTCAAACAAATTGAGTGGCACGAATCGCCAAGTAACCTCGATCAGTTACGGTCTCAATGTGGTATCTTTGTTTCTACAAGCATAAATGAGCCATTTGGTTTATCTATTTTAGAAGCCTTAGCAGCAGGAATGTGCGTCGTCGTTCCATGTGACGACAGCTACTGGGACCGCGTGCTCACTCACGGCAAAAATTGCATCAAATATACACCGAATGATGCTGTTTCTCTCCATAATGCCATCCATCTTCTCAATGAAGCACCATGGCTAAAGGTCACAATGGGTATTGAAGCTTTAAGTACTGCTCAGCTTTATACAGCCGACCGTTGCTACTTTCCCATCATAGATTACCTTCAGAACAATAAAAATGGGGCTGACAGAACCGACATAAACAATGCCGATAGAATAAAAGGGTATGATCATGTCTAG
- a CDS encoding O-antigen ligase family protein, with protein sequence MNECIFKHKRYIATLIFALIIGISWYMLPDPLLILAICIAPLAIIFALKYTFWLIILFVIFSFFRIHEAFPAIYNFKIPLMLSIGALGALSFHLLISRNIHMFWHKSLTWLLCFWLIVIVSVIFASSRPIALEEFNGTYWKIIIMTLAITWVITEPQQINQMFKAIILAGFLVGCVAIYNTINHIDLVEGTRVSIGRSFGSVLGDPNDLALVLMFPLAFTLSQILEKQSSLLLRGFSLITCLVLCVAIIETKSRGGLLGTLAVFAYFAFKYIKSKTLIISLGVIAALVLYALAGISERSSGGAAEIGIDASAMGRIYAWEAATKMALDNPLTGVGLENYYYNYYFYTPHWDGINHAVHSTWFGVLAETGFVGLCIFIGFIVSLVRTCLETLSLINDKTHHSLKVGVDASFGGLIGTIVSGTFLSQSFTWPIYILAALIIALHRIIQSDCQTEK encoded by the coding sequence ATGAATGAATGTATTTTCAAACACAAAAGATACATTGCTACGCTTATTTTTGCTTTAATCATTGGTATATCTTGGTATATGTTACCAGATCCATTATTGATCTTAGCTATCTGCATCGCTCCACTCGCTATCATTTTTGCACTTAAGTACACCTTTTGGCTTATCATTCTCTTTGTTATTTTTTCCTTTTTCAGAATACATGAAGCCTTTCCGGCTATATATAACTTTAAAATCCCATTAATGCTGTCCATAGGGGCACTAGGGGCCCTATCTTTTCATCTATTGATCAGCCGTAATATCCATATGTTCTGGCACAAATCATTAACATGGTTACTATGTTTCTGGTTGATTGTTATTGTTAGCGTCATCTTTGCAAGCTCACGCCCCATTGCTTTAGAGGAATTTAATGGCACTTATTGGAAGATCATAATTATGACTTTAGCAATCACTTGGGTTATTACTGAACCTCAGCAAATTAACCAGATGTTCAAAGCAATCATTCTTGCAGGTTTTCTGGTCGGCTGCGTTGCTATATATAATACCATTAATCATATTGATCTTGTGGAAGGAACTCGTGTCTCTATTGGTCGCTCTTTTGGCTCAGTTTTAGGGGACCCAAATGACTTAGCTTTAGTGTTAATGTTCCCACTCGCTTTTACATTAAGCCAAATCCTTGAAAAGCAGTCATCTCTATTATTGAGAGGTTTTTCTCTGATTACTTGCCTCGTATTATGTGTCGCTATTATTGAAACTAAAAGCCGCGGGGGCTTATTAGGGACATTAGCCGTTTTTGCTTACTTTGCTTTTAAATATATAAAAAGTAAAACACTCATCATCAGTTTGGGCGTTATTGCTGCTCTTGTTCTATATGCGCTTGCTGGGATCTCTGAACGCTCATCTGGAGGTGCAGCTGAAATCGGAATTGACGCATCTGCAATGGGCAGAATTTATGCTTGGGAAGCCGCCACAAAGATGGCACTAGATAATCCTTTAACAGGCGTTGGCTTAGAGAATTATTATTACAACTACTATTTTTATACACCGCATTGGGATGGGATCAATCATGCAGTTCACAGTACATGGTTTGGTGTTTTAGCAGAAACTGGCTTTGTAGGTTTGTGTATCTTTATTGGCTTTATCGTATCACTCGTACGAACTTGCCTTGAAACACTCTCTCTGATTAATGACAAAACACATCACTCCCTTAAGGTTGGGGTTGATGCTTCATTTGGTGGCTTAATTGGTACCATTGTGTCCGGAACATTCCTTTCTCAAAGCTTCACTTGGCCTATCTATATCCTTGCCGCCTTAATCATAGCACTGCACAGAATCATTCAATCTGACTGTCAAACTGAAAAATAA
- a CDS encoding lipopolysaccharide biosynthesis protein, translating into MSSALTNMSLFAVALVINKSISLLMLPVLPQFLEPEQMGKLELLTSFGAITSLLVGFALHEALYRFAGVQKDHHRKRTLLNQIYSLAFCFSAFFAILFSSVIWFSSIPAPFTKTECLILMFAVSLEGVIGIGTAWLRMQDDKAKVLLTIMVTTTLLQVIFIITALAIWAHIISVLLGGLFAALIQFVWLHFYNNYSLRLPNLSLMKRYLSYSSPVMLSGVVAFFLNGAERWFIVANSSLESLGVYGIAAKFALGMCILVQPFGMWWMPRRFAVLEKDKGRGIEAVRITHLGLIYIAFLTIVVATMAILIIKLLLPSSYHQAALFTLFLLPIAMLKEWGELFNISIMYKKKTQWLLGINIIAAILAISLLFSLSSLGIFSIFISLYFAQFCRLSLTYWCTQTCHRLPFDITLMVILQIISGASLFLIHYLQSLASAVILCLVSSVIFLLISTKYTEFNVFQNLLNSLQKNKKSV; encoded by the coding sequence ATGTCTAGTGCTCTGACTAATATGTCATTATTTGCTGTTGCATTAGTCATCAACAAAAGTATTAGTTTGCTCATGTTACCCGTGCTTCCTCAATTTTTGGAACCTGAACAAATGGGGAAGCTGGAACTACTTACTTCATTCGGAGCGATTACCTCATTGCTTGTCGGTTTTGCTCTTCATGAAGCGTTGTATCGATTTGCAGGGGTTCAAAAAGATCATCATCGCAAGCGGACCCTTCTCAATCAAATTTACTCTCTCGCTTTTTGCTTTAGCGCTTTTTTCGCCATCTTGTTTTCGTCTGTTATTTGGTTTTCCAGTATACCGGCGCCATTTACGAAGACAGAATGCCTTATTTTAATGTTTGCAGTTTCTTTGGAGGGTGTCATCGGGATTGGGACGGCTTGGCTAAGAATGCAGGATGATAAAGCCAAAGTTTTACTCACTATCATGGTCACAACAACACTGTTACAAGTAATATTTATCATTACCGCCCTGGCTATTTGGGCACATATAATTTCCGTTTTACTCGGGGGACTTTTTGCCGCTTTAATACAGTTTGTTTGGCTTCATTTTTACAATAACTACTCTCTCCGGCTACCAAATCTTTCACTTATGAAAAGGTACTTAAGCTACTCCTCACCTGTAATGTTATCTGGGGTCGTTGCTTTCTTTTTAAACGGAGCAGAACGCTGGTTCATTGTTGCCAACTCATCACTGGAAAGTCTTGGTGTTTATGGTATCGCCGCCAAGTTTGCTCTCGGAATGTGTATTTTGGTTCAACCTTTTGGTATGTGGTGGATGCCAAGGCGCTTCGCCGTTTTAGAAAAAGATAAAGGCAGAGGTATTGAAGCTGTCAGGATTACTCATCTTGGGCTAATTTACATTGCATTCTTAACCATCGTTGTCGCAACCATGGCTATTTTGATTATTAAATTATTATTACCTAGCTCTTATCATCAAGCCGCACTTTTCACATTATTTTTATTGCCCATTGCCATGCTTAAGGAATGGGGAGAGCTTTTTAATATTAGTATTATGTACAAGAAAAAAACTCAATGGCTTCTAGGTATAAACATCATAGCTGCTATTCTGGCGATTTCTTTGCTTTTCTCTCTTTCTTCTCTAGGAATATTTAGCATATTTATTTCGCTTTACTTCGCTCAATTTTGTAGACTCTCTCTTACTTATTGGTGTACACAAACTTGCCACCGTCTACCTTTTGATATTACTTTGATGGTCATTCTTCAAATCATTTCAGGTGCGTCACTATTTCTAATTCACTATCTGCAATCACTTGCTTCAGCTGTCATCCTTTGCCTTGTCTCATCAGTTATTTTTCTTTTAATATCGACCAAATACACTGAATTTAATGTCTTTCAGAATCTCTTAAATTCATTACAGAAAAACAAAAAGAGTGTCTAA
- a CDS encoding sigma-54-dependent transcriptional regulator, which translates to MKPRVLLVEDSTSLAILYKQYVKDEPYDIFHVETGREAISFIEKNRPQLVILDLKLPDMSGEEVLDWIADHNIVTSVIIATAHGSVDLAVNLIHKGAEDFLEKPINADRLKTSVSLHLKRSKLESLVENIQSTFDRHHYHGFIGASLPMQAVYKTIDSVAPTSASVFIVGESGTGKEVCAEAIHQQSERRDKPFIAINCGAIPRDLMESEIFGHVKGAFTGATTDRKGAATLAHGGTLFLDELCEMELEMQKKLLRFLQTGTYTPLGATKEMKVDVRIISATNREPMTEVEKGRFREDLYYRVHVIPIYMPPLHERGDDIVMLASHFLSTYAKQDKKKFTDIDRDAQKIIKHYHWPGNVRELQNIIRNIVVLNNDDKITADHLPPQLSKKSSESNGQNQNNAYSQENIKHVSSETSQNSGEVSADSHNVESISSTTPLTSHAYNSHNHVSAGSPYFNNDGSIRPMWAVEREAIQNAIAFCDGNVLNAAVMLELSPSTVYRKKQAWEADEADI; encoded by the coding sequence ATGAAGCCTAGGGTTTTACTGGTAGAAGACTCTACCTCGCTAGCAATATTATACAAACAGTACGTCAAGGACGAACCTTACGACATTTTTCATGTTGAAACTGGACGTGAAGCTATAAGTTTTATTGAGAAAAACAGGCCTCAGCTTGTTATTCTCGATCTGAAACTACCTGATATGTCCGGAGAGGAAGTCCTTGACTGGATCGCGGATCATAACATTGTAACTTCTGTGATTATTGCAACGGCACACGGTAGCGTTGATTTAGCGGTAAACCTTATACATAAAGGCGCTGAAGATTTTTTAGAGAAGCCAATTAATGCTGATCGCCTCAAAACATCTGTCTCACTGCACCTCAAGCGCTCCAAGCTAGAAAGTCTCGTTGAAAATATTCAATCTACTTTTGACCGTCATCACTACCATGGCTTCATTGGTGCAAGTTTACCCATGCAAGCTGTCTACAAAACCATTGACTCTGTTGCACCCACATCAGCCAGTGTTTTTATCGTCGGTGAAAGTGGTACTGGTAAAGAAGTCTGTGCTGAAGCGATTCACCAACAAAGTGAACGAAGGGATAAGCCATTTATTGCAATAAATTGTGGTGCTATTCCTCGGGATCTAATGGAAAGCGAAATCTTCGGCCATGTAAAAGGCGCTTTTACTGGCGCCACTACAGATAGAAAAGGTGCTGCTACTCTCGCTCATGGAGGAACTCTGTTCCTTGATGAACTTTGTGAGATGGAGCTGGAAATGCAGAAAAAATTGCTCCGATTTTTACAAACAGGCACCTATACCCCACTCGGTGCAACAAAAGAAATGAAGGTCGATGTCCGTATCATCAGTGCAACCAACAGAGAACCAATGACCGAGGTAGAAAAAGGCAGGTTCAGAGAAGATCTCTACTATCGTGTTCATGTTATCCCAATTTATATGCCTCCTCTTCATGAAAGAGGCGATGACATTGTCATGCTAGCCAGTCATTTCTTATCAACCTACGCCAAACAGGACAAAAAGAAGTTTACTGACATCGATCGAGATGCACAAAAAATCATTAAACACTATCATTGGCCCGGAAATGTTCGTGAATTGCAAAATATCATCCGAAATATCGTGGTTCTGAACAATGATGATAAAATTACCGCAGACCACCTACCACCTCAATTAAGTAAGAAGTCTAGCGAAAGCAATGGCCAAAACCAAAATAATGCCTATAGCCAAGAGAATATAAAGCATGTCTCTTCCGAGACATCACAAAACTCTGGAGAAGTTAGTGCTGATAGTCATAATGTCGAGAGCATTTCCTCGACAACACCATTAACCTCTCATGCTTATAATTCGCATAATCATGTTTCAGCGGGATCCCCCTATTTCAACAATGATGGTTCTATACGTCCAATGTGGGCCGTTGAACGAGAAGCAATTCAAAATGCCATCGCTTTTTGTGATGGAAATGTGTTAAACGCTGCCGTCATGCTTGAACTAAGCCCCTCCACTGTTTACAGGAAAAAACAAGCTTGGGAAGCTGATGAAGCCGACATCTAA
- a CDS encoding glycosyltransferase family 4 protein: MKPTSNTISTPSPHEVWILLDSRLYGGIESHVLELAHGLKDLNIKVRIIFAVKYYPQAPLVSKLNPENLPHSYLNELAQKQNSNGLLSLMKSLRQAVKKYQPQAIHTHGYKAALLARFAKVYCSQFPHLISTYHAGETPKGKVWFYDWLDRLTGRLSEHCFAVSPGIQKKLYATSELINNFVSLPHDQPNLGKEVAFVGRLSHEKGADRFIEIAKEFPTLSFTIYGDGPEREALETDAPINVTFHGHQFNMESVWQQIHFLIITSRHEGLPMVALEAMARGIIVISLDVGRLKDVLITGKNGFIAEDIQTLKEHLILCLTMHPERKLLIQQSAIQTITDHFSAKVIIPKLIEHYQIENPF, encoded by the coding sequence ATGAAGCCGACATCTAATACCATTTCGACTCCCTCCCCACATGAAGTGTGGATTTTACTTGATAGCCGCCTATATGGTGGTATCGAGTCACATGTCTTAGAACTTGCACATGGACTTAAAGATTTAAATATCAAAGTAAGAATCATTTTTGCTGTAAAATACTACCCTCAAGCGCCTTTGGTTTCTAAACTGAATCCGGAGAATTTACCTCATAGCTACCTTAATGAACTAGCTCAAAAGCAAAATTCCAACGGTTTGCTTTCTCTGATGAAAAGTCTAAGACAGGCTGTAAAAAAATATCAGCCACAAGCTATCCATACCCACGGTTACAAAGCGGCCTTGTTAGCAAGGTTTGCAAAGGTTTATTGCTCTCAATTTCCGCATCTAATATCGACTTATCATGCAGGAGAAACACCAAAAGGAAAGGTCTGGTTTTATGATTGGCTAGACAGGCTTACTGGCCGCCTTTCTGAGCATTGTTTCGCTGTGAGTCCCGGAATTCAAAAAAAATTATATGCTACTTCAGAGCTTATTAACAATTTCGTATCTTTACCTCACGACCAACCTAATTTAGGAAAAGAAGTGGCATTTGTTGGGCGTCTCAGTCATGAGAAAGGTGCCGATCGATTTATCGAAATTGCTAAGGAGTTTCCTACACTCTCATTCACAATTTATGGGGACGGCCCCGAGAGAGAAGCTTTGGAAACGGATGCACCTATCAATGTGACCTTTCACGGACACCAGTTCAATATGGAAAGTGTTTGGCAACAAATCCATTTTCTCATCATCACATCGAGACATGAAGGCCTACCCATGGTGGCTCTTGAAGCTATGGCAAGAGGAATCATCGTCATAAGCCTTGATGTTGGCCGTCTTAAAGATGTTTTAATTACTGGCAAGAATGGGTTTATTGCAGAAGATATTCAAACTCTTAAAGAACATTTGATCCTATGTTTAACAATGCACCCTGAGCGAAAACTTCTTATCCAACAAAGTGCTATACAAACCATTACCGATCATTTTTCTGCCAAGGTGATAATTCCCAAATTGATAGAACACTATCAAATTGAAAACCCCTTTTAA
- a CDS encoding Hpt domain-containing protein, translated as MEDHRRTPTEHELVDETIIQQMIKDTCAEVMPTLIDHYLEESSVRVKKITEAMIQQDLDTLEFEAHTLGSSSLALGNRKLSRHARAIETFCMEGKEQEAWELCSSLPQLAQRSFEALNRRKEQGFNE; from the coding sequence ATGGAAGATCATCGCCGAACTCCCACTGAACATGAACTGGTTGACGAAACCATTATTCAGCAAATGATTAAAGACACATGTGCGGAGGTTATGCCGACACTCATCGACCATTATCTAGAAGAGTCAAGTGTACGAGTCAAAAAAATTACAGAAGCTATGATACAACAAGATCTCGATACACTTGAGTTCGAGGCTCATACACTAGGAAGTTCATCACTTGCTTTAGGTAATCGAAAACTGTCACGTCATGCAAGAGCAATTGAAACATTCTGTATGGAAGGAAAAGAACAAGAAGCCTGGGAGCTTTGTAGCTCGTTACCTCAGCTAGCACAGCGTTCATTTGAAGCTTTAAACAGACGAAAAGAGCAAGGCTTTAATGAATAA
- a CDS encoding glycosyltransferase, producing the protein MTAPKRILYVHYGDNWIRGSEIVLLNLLTNLDRERFEPIIWSNCQPLLSRCQSLRIHTHYSPFDLIGGWRSPRWNIGGWNTLFKKGSELINKHKIDLIHVNSGGPCQWMCLAARISRTPLLAHLHCHYTLRDRFSLGLHLTPKLICVSEDISKELLKDGYPTEHMHIVHNGVSLNLDASPIDIKSQLSIPSKSFTFLSVGSLIKRKGFDRLIQAMRMHNYHQNNPHLVIIGEGEEHIKLKQLAKNLKIQDRIHFVGAQDNVDNWMLGNADAFISGAYEEAFGLALGEAALAKLPIVAPHTGGIPELFEHNHSAVLYKNSGMAGLLNAMQLIIQDSNLRKTLSENAFRFANHHLTVEGHAKTIENIYTNMLQKIDTSSTPVFHCMRPISRWLQTN; encoded by the coding sequence ATGACAGCACCCAAACGTATTCTTTACGTTCACTATGGAGATAATTGGATTCGAGGTAGTGAAATTGTGCTTTTAAATTTACTCACAAATCTCGACCGAGAAAGATTTGAACCTATAATTTGGTCCAACTGTCAGCCCTTACTTTCAAGATGTCAAAGCCTGAGGATACACACCCACTACTCCCCTTTCGATCTCATTGGTGGTTGGCGCTCTCCTCGTTGGAATATTGGAGGTTGGAACACCTTATTCAAAAAAGGGTCAGAACTTATAAATAAGCATAAGATTGACTTAATTCATGTTAATAGTGGTGGTCCATGTCAATGGATGTGCCTTGCTGCACGAATCAGCCGAACTCCTTTACTCGCTCATTTACATTGTCATTATACGCTTCGTGATCGGTTTTCCCTCGGATTACACTTAACTCCAAAGCTTATTTGTGTCAGCGAGGATATTAGTAAAGAGTTACTAAAAGATGGCTATCCAACTGAACACATGCATATTGTTCATAATGGTGTCTCACTCAATCTGGATGCTTCACCAATTGACATCAAGTCACAACTCAGTATTCCGAGTAAGTCTTTCACATTTTTATCAGTAGGATCACTTATTAAAAGAAAAGGCTTTGATCGGCTTATTCAAGCAATGCGCATGCACAATTACCATCAGAATAATCCTCATTTAGTCATTATTGGTGAAGGTGAAGAACATATAAAACTCAAACAGCTTGCCAAAAACCTTAAAATCCAAGATCGCATTCATTTTGTTGGGGCTCAAGATAACGTCGACAATTGGATGCTAGGCAATGCGGATGCTTTTATCAGTGGTGCATATGAAGAAGCGTTTGGACTCGCTCTGGGTGAAGCCGCGTTAGCTAAGTTGCCTATTGTCGCGCCTCATACTGGAGGTATTCCTGAATTATTTGAGCATAACCATAGTGCTGTTCTCTATAAGAATAGTGGTATGGCTGGATTATTAAATGCGATGCAGCTCATCATTCAGGACTCAAATTTACGGAAGACACTTTCTGAAAATGCATTCCGCTTTGCAAATCACCACCTAACCGTTGAGGGACATGCAAAAACAATCGAAAACATCTACACCAATATGTTGCAAAAAATAGACACCAGTAGCACCCCTGTTTTTCATTGTATGAGGCCAATATCACGTTGGCTTCAAACCAACTGA